The segment GGCGAGAATTAATCCGGTGAGTTTAGAACGCAAAGTAAATAACCTCTTTTCCGAATATTCCTTTGAGTATGACTGTTCCGAACAATAGAATAAAAACCAAGGCTTGCAAAATCGGACCTTTCTTTAAAAGGAAATATCTGTCTTTTCGGGTATAAACGAAATAATCGATAACTAAGAGAGGCAAGGCGATTCGGAGCATCTCCCAGAAATAATGGCCTACTGATAATACTCCGTTTACCTGATCGATGAGATTCCACGGTGAAAAAATCTGGGAGTAAAGTAAGAGCATATGATTCGTATCATAGGCTCGAAAACCGACGGCACTTAAAGCGAATAATAAAAAAGTTAGCATACGGCTGCCGATCGCGACCGGAATTCGGATCCAAATCGGTTTTTCGGGAGCATTTGCTGTCGGAGGGAAATTCCATAAAATGCTCATATAGATTACCGTAAAAATACCGTTTAAGAGTCCCCATGTGATGAACGTCCAGTTGGCGCCGTGCCAAAGGCCGGAAAGTCCGAATACCAAAAGTATATTTCGAATTTGTTTTGTTCTGGTCGTGCGGCTTCCGCCTAACGGAAAATACACGTACTCTCTAAACCATCTATTTAAGGTTACGTGCCATCGAGTCCATAACTCTATCGGAGTGGCAGAATATTCCGGAGTCTCGAAATTGACTGTCAGTTGAACTCCCAGGAAACGAGATATTCCCAATGCGATAAAAGAATACCCGGCAAAATCGCAGTAAATCTGTATTAGAAACCCCAAGGTAGCCGAGAGAACTTGACCGCCGCCCATACCGAGAGCGTGGTCCGGGTGGGCTAAGTAAGCTTCTTTGTTCGGAAAGTAAACCTGATCGACTAAAGGTCCTAAATTATCCGCGACATAGACTTTCAAAAAATAACCGAGAAGAATATCCCAAACTCCTTCCAATAAAATTGCAGAGTTTGGAAATTTAGGTTTCTTTAATTGAGGAATCAGATCCCCGGCGCGTTCGATCGGTCCTGCGACAAGTTGCGGGAAGTAGGTGACGAATAACGCGAAATCAAAAAAATCTTTCTCGGCGGGTATCTGTCCTCTATACACGTCGATCGTATAAGACATGGTTTGGAAAGTGTAGAAACTGATGCCTACCGGTAATACGATGGATCGTAACAGTAACGAGTCGCTTCCCCCGACTGGGCCCCATCCTAAGAGACCGGATAAAGTGTTCCACTCGTAGATGAAGCTGTCCGCAAAGAAGTTGAAATACTTCATTGTGAATAAAATACCTAAATTGGCGAGAATCGAGAACCAAAGAAAGATCCTTTTTTGGGTTTGATTTCGAGCGCTGTTAATTCCGAGTGCTGCGGAATAATCTACGAAGGTACTTACGATGATAAGGGTAAGAAAAACCCAGTCCCACCAACCGTAAAAAAAATAGGATGCGGCCAGTAACCAGAGATTTTGGCCTCTTGCGGCCAAAGGGTATCTTTTGGCGAAACGACCAAAGATCAAAAAGATTGCATAAACGACTAGAAAAAAGAGTAAAAATACGAAAGTGTTGAAAAGCATCGGGTTGAAGTCGAGTCATCGACAGTTTTGCGGGCGAATTCAATAGGTCAACTTCATTGGCGGTATTTATGAACCAAAAATTCCCGTCGGGATTTTGCGATAAGCACTTGTTTTTCGCTTATATTTCGGTTCGATGCAGTCGAGCGCTTCGAGGATGGAAGATAGTTCACAGCCGGGTTTAGAATAAATATTGAGAATACACTAAACGAGTCGCATTTTTATGTCTGCTGAGTCGATAATCGACTCTAACGGAAACAATTTATTATTTAATCGAAAAATCGATTTTATTATCTGATTTTTCTGCACGAATTTCTTCATCTAATCGGCAGAGCATCTTGTAAGAATGAATTCTATTTTTTTAAACTTTTATGCGTTCGGTTCTATCCTAGCGGCCTTCTTCTGCTTGTATGTCGCCTTTTTCTTTCTTACGATTAAAGACGGAAGTAAAGCGGCTTTTCATCTAGGTCTCTGCTGCCTATCCTCTTTTTTCCATCATATAGGTTATATTTGGGGTTTTATTTCCTATGACGAAAGCACGATCTTTCATCGGTGGATTGTCGTCGCCGGCCCTTTAATCAGTTTTACCCAACTTGTCGCCTTCTTTATATACTTTCCCGCACTCCGATCCAGGGGATTGAAAATAGGTTTAAGCTTTTACGCGTTACTTCATTTAGGTGTATTAGCCGTAACCGCTTGGTACGTTACAATATCGCTGGGAGCCACTCGCACTTTCGTTGCAGGGAGTCATTATTGGGATTTTGAAACACACGTATTTTATAAATATTTTTCGATCATTATCCTATTTTACGATGTCTCGTACCTTGTGATCGCTATATGGAAAGCCGTCGTCGAAAAAGGGAAGGAAAGACGATCGGTAATATACATTCTGTTAGCTTATATCGTAGTCACGGTCGTGCCTGGAATACTGAACGCGATGAGTCGAGACGGTTCTGTTTCACGAGCCGCTTATCAACAATCTTTCGATGCAGGCATGGTAATCGGTATGTTCTTGATCCTTATCGTGTATGTAAACGCCACTAAGGAACGAACCACGATTTTAAGCAGAATCGTTGGAATTTCTTTAGCTACTTTTGCCGTCTGCTATCTGTTAGTCGGTTATTCCATTTTAGAAGGTTACGAGGAAACATACGACGAGAGTAAAAATAAAGATACCGTTTTAGCCGTGATGAATAATCAATCTCCTCAAGGATTGGCGTATGTTTCTTCGTTCGATCCCGATTCCGGAAAATTCGAAATTGAAAAAGGATCGAAAGATCCTCGATTTAACTCCGAGGATAACCTAGAAACTAAATTTTTCAGAATTCGAAATCAGTTAATAAACGTCGGTTCGGATTCATCTTTAGAAAGATCTATTCGCATCGATTCCATTTTAAAATCTTCCCCAAGGGAATTTTATGCATATGCCGAAGGTTTACGTGCATTTCTAAAATCGAGGCAAGAAGCTTCCGATGCCGATATCGCAACTTATTTTCGCGGCACGAATGAGAAGTTGAATATCATAAGAAGTAAATTTTCCCACCTTGCAGATCGCAAAGACTCTCAATCTATCCGAAAATTGTTTTCCTCCGAAACGATCGGGGTTTCAGAAACTCTATCGATCGTACGCGACAAGGCCTTGGCGGCGATAAAGGAAGGGAAAAGCGAAGCTGAAATTTCCAAAATCGTATTATCTTTTCTTTCTCCGATTCACGAGGAGGGTAAACGAGTTTACCGAGGAACTCGGTTATTCAAACCGGGAGATCCTAAACCGCAATTTTATTTAGCCTACTATTTCTCGAATCCTAGAAACGGGAAAATCTACGAGGTAGGCTACGACTATCGGGATTATAGGGCGTTCCAAAACAAGCCCGCGATGGTTTTAGTGATTTCATTAGTTGGAATGGTACTCGTAGTCGTTGTCGGATTTCAGTTTTTCTTCAGGAATGCGCTCGTTTTACCTATGGACGAGATCGTGACCGGTCTTCGGGAAGTTAATTCAGGAAACTTAAATTATCGACTGGTTCCTCGAGTCGAAGACGAGATCGGCTTTATGGCCAGATCGTTTAATCGAATGGCTCGAAGTATTCAGGCAGGTAGAAAACGCTTAGAACAATACGCGGATGAATTGGAAGAAAAAGTGAAGGAGCGGACTAGCGAATTGGAGCAGACCTTGGGAGAGGTGCGCGAATTAAAACAGCAACAAGACGGGGATTACTTCTTAACATCCCTTTTGATCAAACCTCTCGGATCGAATAAGGCAGTTTCCGAGAATGTGAGAGTGGATTTCTTTGTTGAGCAAAAGAAAAAATTCACATTTAGACGATTCGAAGATGAAATAGGCGGAGATTTGAATATCTCAAACCATATCCGATTGCGTGATCGATCCTATACGATTTTTTTAAATGCCGACGCGATGGGAAAATCCATGCAAGGAGCCGGCGGTGCTCTTGTTTTGGGCGCAGTTTGTGAATCAATCATAGAAAGAACTAGGATGGCGGCTACTATGAGGGAGCAATCGCCGGAACGTTGGTTGAAGAACGCGTTTACGGAATTGCATAAGGTGTTCGAAAGTTTTGACGGATCCATGCTGGTATCTACGGTATTAGGACTCATCGATGACGAGTCCGGTATATTATACTATATTAATGCAGAACATCCATGGACAGTATTATACCGGGACGGTATTGCGAGTTTTATCGAAGATGATTTGATGTTTAGAAAATTAGGAACTACCGGGCTTGACGGCCAAATATATGTGAAGACTTTCCAATTGGAACCGGGAGATGTGATTATCGCCGGTTCGGACGGTAGAGACGATATCCTTATCGGCACCGAGAAAGACGGTTCAAGAATCATCAACGATGACGAGCTACTATTTCTCAGAAAAGTGGAACAGGGAAAAGGGGATCTTAAATCCATTTATCTTGAAATCACTTCGCACGGAGTATTAACGGACGATCTATCGATGATTAGATTATCTTTTAA is part of the Leptospira broomii serovar Hurstbridge str. 5399 genome and harbors:
- a CDS encoding MBOAT family O-acyltransferase, which produces MLFNTFVFLLFFLVVYAIFLIFGRFAKRYPLAARGQNLWLLAASYFFYGWWDWVFLTLIIVSTFVDYSAALGINSARNQTQKRIFLWFSILANLGILFTMKYFNFFADSFIYEWNTLSGLLGWGPVGGSDSLLLRSIVLPVGISFYTFQTMSYTIDVYRGQIPAEKDFFDFALFVTYFPQLVAGPIERAGDLIPQLKKPKFPNSAILLEGVWDILLGYFLKVYVADNLGPLVDQVYFPNKEAYLAHPDHALGMGGGQVLSATLGFLIQIYCDFAGYSFIALGISRFLGVQLTVNFETPEYSATPIELWTRWHVTLNRWFREYVYFPLGGSRTTRTKQIRNILLVFGLSGLWHGANWTFITWGLLNGIFTVIYMSILWNFPPTANAPEKPIWIRIPVAIGSRMLTFLLFALSAVGFRAYDTNHMLLLYSQIFSPWNLIDQVNGVLSVGHYFWEMLRIALPLLVIDYFVYTRKDRYFLLKKGPILQALVFILLFGTVILKGIFGKEVIYFAF
- a CDS encoding SpoIIE family protein phosphatase, producing MNSIFLNFYAFGSILAAFFCLYVAFFFLTIKDGSKAAFHLGLCCLSSFFHHIGYIWGFISYDESTIFHRWIVVAGPLISFTQLVAFFIYFPALRSRGLKIGLSFYALLHLGVLAVTAWYVTISLGATRTFVAGSHYWDFETHVFYKYFSIIILFYDVSYLVIAIWKAVVEKGKERRSVIYILLAYIVVTVVPGILNAMSRDGSVSRAAYQQSFDAGMVIGMFLILIVYVNATKERTTILSRIVGISLATFAVCYLLVGYSILEGYEETYDESKNKDTVLAVMNNQSPQGLAYVSSFDPDSGKFEIEKGSKDPRFNSEDNLETKFFRIRNQLINVGSDSSLERSIRIDSILKSSPREFYAYAEGLRAFLKSRQEASDADIATYFRGTNEKLNIIRSKFSHLADRKDSQSIRKLFSSETIGVSETLSIVRDKALAAIKEGKSEAEISKIVLSFLSPIHEEGKRVYRGTRLFKPGDPKPQFYLAYYFSNPRNGKIYEVGYDYRDYRAFQNKPAMVLVISLVGMVLVVVVGFQFFFRNALVLPMDEIVTGLREVNSGNLNYRLVPRVEDEIGFMARSFNRMARSIQAGRKRLEQYADELEEKVKERTSELEQTLGEVRELKQQQDGDYFLTSLLIKPLGSNKAVSENVRVDFFVEQKKKFTFRRFEDEIGGDLNISNHIRLRDRSYTIFLNADAMGKSMQGAGGALVLGAVCESIIERTRMAATMREQSPERWLKNAFTELHKVFESFDGSMLVSTVLGLIDDESGILYYINAEHPWTVLYRDGIASFIEDDLMFRKLGTTGLDGQIYVKTFQLEPGDVIIAGSDGRDDILIGTEKDGSRIINDDELLFLRKVEQGKGDLKSIYLEITSHGVLTDDLSMIRLSFKEDDQNVKDNEKAQREKVLEFLRQAKERANNKDIKEALSFLEEAEMIDSRIPEVKKNFVRLFIKMKNYPKAVLYAEDYLNIKPVDKEILYVASFAARKAGDLGKAQDFGERLYLREPEHLKNLINLAQTYIALKNYERAVKMTIAAQILDSENEIILRIRDVLNGLSGKHKVEDREN